A window of the Eretmochelys imbricata isolate rEreImb1 chromosome 7, rEreImb1.hap1, whole genome shotgun sequence genome harbors these coding sequences:
- the LOC144267820 gene encoding atypical kinase COQ8A, mitochondrial-like, with product MAEIVMKKGLPLAGRTLGEFPVSPLRFASASGGRQRNLDRIRSGAKTCSSDWTIMPGVIPKSFASPRPAHPGCWSPVLGQGTGSLLWTSQLDHVLSLFLVRSMGPCRLYHQNSPAVGRLTAEDMQKARDAKVPPIRPFRHMLSDKSCERKVPATRLGRLANFGGLAVSVGIGVLVEAAKKSFRTETVVKGEPSRSSSGALLSEANAERIVRTLCKVRGAALKLGQMLSIQDDALINPALQKIFERVRHSADFMPTKQMMGVLNSELGPDWRRRLAWFEERPFAAASIGQVHLAQLLDGRNVAMKIQYPGIAQSINSDVRNLISLLSLSNALPEGLFPEHAIEVMSRELALECDYKREAACAMRFQQLLQGDPVFYVPSVISELSTQRVLTTELVPGFPLDQAQGLDQETRNRICSSILDLCVRELFHYRYMQTDPNWSNFFYDPHSGKVALLDFGATRSFDKAFTDQYIEIIKAAAEGDRAGVLQGSIVLRFLTGYETQAMKDAHVDAVMILGEAFAADSPFDFGAQNTTHRIHTLLPIMLQHRLIPPPEETYSLHRKMAGSFLICARLGARIPCRPIFRQAYARYWGREG from the exons ACTTGCAGCTCTGACTGGACCATTATGCCTGGTGTTATCCCAAAATCCTTTGCCAGTCCCAGACCTGCTCACCCAGGGTGCTGGTCTCCTGTGCTGGGGCAAGGCACTGGCTCTCTGCTGTGGACATCACAGCTGGACCATGTCCTGTCCCTCTTCCTGGTCCGCTCCATGGGCCCCTGCCGCTTGTACCATCAGAACTCTCCTGCAGTGGGCAGGCTGACAGCTGAAGACATGCAAAAGGCCAGAGACGCCAAGGTGCCACCCATCCGGCCCTTCAGGCatatg CTCAGTGACAAATCCTGTGAGCGGAAGGTCCCCGCGACTCGGCTCGGCAGGCTGGCCAACTTTGGGG GCTTAGCCGTGAGCGTCGGGATCGGGGTCCTGGTGGAAGCTGCCAAGAAATCCTTCCGGACAGAAACGGTTGTGAAAG gtgagCCATCACGCTCGAGCTCAGGTGCCCTCCTGTCTGAAGCCAATGCAGAACGGATCGTCCGGACCCTGTGCAAGGTGCGGGGCGCGGCCCTGAAACTTGGCCAGATGCTGAGCATCCAAG ACGACGCCCTTATTAACCCTGCGCTCCAGAAGATCTTTGAGAGGGTCAGGCACAGCGCTGACTTCATGCCCACTAAGCAAATGATG GGGGTGCTGAACAGCGAGCTGGGCCCAGACTGGCGCAGGCGGCTGGCCTGGTTTGAGGAGCGCCCCTTCGCTGCTGCTTCCATTGGGCAGGTGCATCTGGCGCAGCTGCTGGATGGGCGCAATGTGGCCATGAAGATCCAG TACCCAGGCATCGCCCAGAGCATCAACAGTGACGTCCGGAACCTCATCTCCCTACTGAGTCTGAGCAACGCGCTGCCTGAAG GGCTTTTCCCTGAACATGCCATCGAGGTGATGAGCCGTGAGCTGGCCTTGGAGTGCGACTACAAGCGGGAGGCTGCCTGTGCCATGAGATTTCA GCAGCTGTTGCAGGGCGACCCGGTGTTCTATGTGCCGTCGGTGATTAGCGAGCTGAGCACCCAGCGGGTGCTGACCACGGAGTTGGTGCCCGGCTTCCCCCTCGACCAGGCCCAGGGGCTGGACCAGGAGACACGCAACAGG ATCTGCTCCAGTATCCTTGATCTGTGCGTGCGGGAGCTCTTCCACTATCGCTACATGCAGACTGACCCCAACTGGTCCAACTTCTTCTATGATCCACATAGCGGCAAG GTGGCGCTGCTGGATTTTGGAGCCACCCGCAGCTTTGACAAGGCCTTTACGGATCAGTACATTGAG ATCATTAAGGCTGCGGCTGAGGGCGACCGGgctggggtgctgcagggatccaTCGTTCTTCGGTTCCTCACAGGCTATGAGACTCAG gcaATGAAGGATGCCCACGTAGACGCCGTGATGATCCTGGGCGAGGCCTTTGCTGCCGACAGCCCCTTCGACTTCGGGGCCCAGAACACGACGCACCGGATACACACCCTCCTGCCCATCATGCTGCAACACCGCCTGATACCGCCCCCCGAAGAGACCTACTCCCTCCATCGCAAGATGGCCGGCTCCTTCCTCATCTGTGCCCGGCTTGGTGCCCGCATCCCCTGCCGGCCCATCTTCCGCCAGGCCTACGCCCGCTACTGGGGCCGGGAGGGCTGA